In Sciurus carolinensis chromosome 16, mSciCar1.2, whole genome shotgun sequence, the genomic window TATTCGCTCCATCAATGACCCGGAGCATCCACTGACACTAGAGGAATTGAACGTAGTAGAGCAAGTTCGGGTTCAGGTGAGTCATTCCCAGTGTCAGAGGGGAGCAACTTGTTTAAGAGAGTCAGAAAGGACTGTATACATCAGGGACTGGCTTTCAGCTTATGGACACGTAGGGGTATATTTGGGAGGAGGATTGTTTCGCCTATTTTACAGATGTTGAAGCCCTTAAGGAATAGGCGACCAATCCAAAGCAACAAACTAAGACGAGGGCCTCTGGCCTGGGCATGGCCATGATCCTTGACATCTCCCCCACCACTGCCAGGTTAGTGACCCCGAGAGCACAGTGGCAGTGGCCTTCACACCCACCATTCCGCACTGCAGCATGGCCACCCTTATTGGCTTGTCCATCAAAGTCAAGCTTCTGCGCTCCCTTCCCCAGCGTTTCAAGGTCAGTTGAAGTTGAGACCTGAGGGTGAAAATGTCATGGTCTGCTACTggggaaagggaacagggagagaaTGAACTTGGAGAGGACATCAGAGTGGGGCCTGGAAGGATCCAACTAGTTGAGATGAACTGGGAGGAAACTTTCCAAGTTGTTGTGACAAGAATTAAAATTGTGAGCTGGAGCTGGGCAGGTtgtgcacgcctgtaatgccagtgacttaggaggcaagggaattgcaagttcaaggccagcctcagaaacttagtaagtccctgtctcaaaagaaaaataaaaagttctgggaatgtggctcatgattcttcaaaaggaaaaaaaaaaaaaaaacggatcTGGAAAGTGCAGAAAGTAGGAGTGTGGCAGGAAGGAAGTAAGGAGCTGCAGATGAATTTGGATCAGGGATGGGGcacaagcatttatttatttaggtcctggggattgaacctaggagtgcattaccagtgaaccacatcaccagttctttttagttttgagaaaggatctcactaaactggggaggctgacctcaaacttggaatcctcctgcctcagtctcccaagcctctgggattagaggcatgtgccaccacacccagcttaggCAGACCTTTAAATCAACAGTTGTTGACAGTTCTTTGGGTAGAGTTGGAGTGGTTATGGATGGGTTAGAGTTATAATGGACCAGAGTTCAGGGGTAAATTGGGAGGACCAGTGGGAGGTGGTGCCTGAGGGTTTTGCGGAAGGGATAAAAGGGGGGCAGGCGGGTAGGTGCTCAGTCTCAGGTTATCTCCTTCCCAGATGGATGTGCACATCACACCAGGGACCCATGCCTCGGAGCATGCAGGTAAGTGCGGGCTGGTGGTGAGGATGGTACGCCAGGGCTCTAAGCTGTCAGAAGTTTCTTTCTTGCCGAAGTGGTTTATAGGCCAAGATTGGGGGTGAGGGACTTGTTGAAAGAAATTGCCAGAGACTTTTCAGTAAAGGTGGTGATCCAGACCAAAGCTGGCCTGGCTTGAGTCTCCTGTTTACCATATACTCCCCTCCTGCACCACTCAAGTATGTAAGACTGGTGTGACAGGCTTTGGCAATATTGGAGGTAGACATGAGTAGCCAGGCAAGAAGGGTCCTAAGAAGGCAAGTTAGGTGTCAACTCAGGTTATTAGGGTAACCTAATCAAGGGTCCTGGGAAGGATATTATGGGAGAGCCTTACTGGTGGGGATATACTGTTCTAAAGCTCAGAGGTGGGACTGGCTGGTAGCCTAGTCAGAGCTTGGCTTtatgtgtgtgttactggggattgaacccaggaccttgcatatgctaggcaagttctctaccactgagttatatccccaactcAGCCTGGCTTTGACTCTGCCTTTCTCACTCCTTCCCCTGTGCCCACCCAGTGAACAAACAGCTTGCAGATAAGGAGCGAGTTGCAGCTGCCCTAGAAAACACTCACCTGCTGGAGGTCGTGAATCAGTGCCTGTCAGCACGCTCCTGAACCTGACTTTTGGCCCTCAGCCTGCACACCAGTGTCCTGGCCTCAGCTTCACCCAGGGCTTATGGCTTGTTTTCTTGAATCACTGATGATGAGAAattaacattttgcattttgtaaTAAACCcttaatttatattcatttcccATCATGCCTTAGTGTCTTTTATCTTGGCGGAGTCACTTGGAATTTGGGAAAGGGAGTTATAACGGGTGCCTGTGTAGGGCAGATTACGGAGGTGTggttctttatttgtttttaaaatctctccTAGTATTTTGATTAGGGAAAGTTAAAAGTatacaaaaaattgaaagagTAACGTGAATATACTTTTATACCAGATACCATCACTAGATCCAACAGTCGTTGATCTGTTATAACACTGgccttatttatatatgtgcatataaatgTAAGTATATTTGAGAGTAGTTTACAGAGACATGATCCTTCACTTTGACATCTAACTGTGTAGtcacagcactttttt contains:
- the Ciao2b gene encoding cytosolic iron-sulfur assembly component 2B; translated protein: MVGGGSGVGGGLLENANPLIYERSGERPVTAGEEDEQVPDSIDAREIFDLIRSINDPEHPLTLEELNVVEQVRVQVSDPESTVAVAFTPTIPHCSMATLIGLSIKVKLLRSLPQRFKMDVHITPGTHASEHAVNKQLADKERVAAALENTHLLEVVNQCLSARS